A region from the Enoplosus armatus isolate fEnoArm2 chromosome 24, fEnoArm2.hap1, whole genome shotgun sequence genome encodes:
- the arpc2 gene encoding actin-related protein 2/3 complex subunit 2: protein MILLEINNRIIEETLSLKFDGASNGTKPEAVDVTFADFDGVLYHISNPNGDKTKVMVSISLKFYKELQEHGADELLKRVYGNFLVSTEAGYNVSLLYDLDALPANKDEVVHQAGMLKRNCFASVFEKYFKFQEEGKEGEQRAVVHYRDDESMYVEAKKDRVTVVFSTVFKDDDDVIIGKVFMQEFKEGRRASHTAPQVLFSHREPPLELKDTDAAVGDNIGYITFVLFPRHTNANARDNTINLIHTFRDYLHYHIKCSKAYIHTRMRAKTSDFLKVLNRARPDAEKKEMKTISGKTFSR from the exons ATGATCCTGTTAGAAATCAATAACCGCATTATAGAAGAGACGCTGTCGTTGAAGTTCGACGGCGCATCCAACGG AACCAAACCAGAGGCCGTCGATGTGACGTTTGCAG attTCGATGGCGTCTTGTACCACATCTCCAACCCCAATGGGGACAAGACCAAAGTGATGGTCAGCATCTCCTTGAAGTTCTACAAGGAGCTGCAGGAACATGGGGCTGACGAG ctgCTCAAGAGGGTCTATGGGAATTTCCTGGTTTCAACAGAGGCTG GCTACAACGTGTCCCTCCTCTACGACCTGGACGCACTACCAGCCAATAAAGACGAGGTTGTCCACCAGGCGGGGATGCTCAAGAGGAACTGCTtcgcctctgtgtttgaaaagtACTTCAAGTTCCAGGAAGAGGGCAAAGAGGGCGAGCAGAGGGCCGTGGTCCACTACAGAGACGATGAGTCCAT GTATGTGGAGGccaagaaagacagagtgacagTGGTGTTCAGCACAGTGTTCAAAGACGACGACGATGTCATCATCGGCAAAGTCTTCATGCAG GAGTTCAAAGAGGGTCGGCGAGCCAGCCACACAGCCCCCCAGGTGCTGTTCAGCCACAGGGAGCCCCCACTGGAGCTGAAGGACACGGACGCCGCCGTCGGTGACAACATTGGATACATCACCTTCG TCCTGTTCCCACGTCACACCAATGCCAATGCCAGAGACAACACCATCAACCTCATCCACACCTTCAGGGACTACCTGCACTACCACATAAAGTGCTCCAAG GCCTACATTCACACACGTATGAGGGCCAAGACGTCAGACTTCCTCAAGGTGCTGAATCGCGCTCGACCCGACGCcgagaagaaggagatgaagacCATCTC tggAAAGACCTTCTCCCGTTGA
- the LOC139306809 gene encoding keratin, type I cytoskeletal 18 isoform X1 — translation MPSNSAASMFGGAGGRGSRASVSSLEGLRNVLRNEPKRDSAPAAPATPAASAAPAAAAAPAAPADDKQTLRGLNDRLSGYLGTVRKLEKENDDLQKQIDEILAKRKAPEGRDWDEVEKPLDELKKQIKDITMDNAKLILQNDNANLATEDFKNKLDDEKRSRKELEKDLEDLKKTIENSKLKREQTQKEIDLVKEELARLEQEHKKEVAVLREKIKDSEVKVEIDSPNSNLAEVLNKIRGQYDKLAKKNLKETEEWYQNKFDNIKVVEAQNSEILNSEKSELKDLLKQKQTLEIKIQSLHSTIRNLEEALRSSKVEYGQRLGPLNQVILDLEVELREVRSEVERHVEVNKNLLCVKMKLEAEIDNYQQLMHGMSAESDSLEFSLKEAVESDQQKPKDEVQQEEVKDEALVKQESAPSNKATPPKAPEDATAEADKPPEMEAIKAKKVATEKQQSNSHTKKKKPKTKNKDSSSSSSSSSSSSSSSSSSSSSSSENEDEKPKNEDEVAKA, via the exons ATGCCTTCAAACTCCGCCGCCAGCATGTTTGGAGGAGCAGGGGGAAGAGGCTCCAGGGCGTCCGTGTCGAGCCTGGAGGGGCTGCGTAACGTCCTGCGCAACGAGCCCAAAAGAGACTCCGCTCCCGCCGCTCCTGCAACGCCTGCCGCTTCCGCCGCTCCtgccgctgctgcagctcctgccGCCCCAGCGGACGACAAGCAGACACTGCGGGGTCTGAACGACCGTCTGTCCGGCTACCTGGGCACCGTGAGGAAGCTGGAGAAGGAAAACGACGATCTGCAGAAGCAGATTGATGAGATTTTGGCCAAGAGGAAAGCGCCCGAGGGACGCGACTGGGATGAGGTTGAGAAACCCCTGGATGAGCTCAAGAAGCAG ATCAAAGACATCACCATGGACAACGCCAAGCTGATACTCCAGAATGACAACGCCAATCTGGCTACTGAGGACTTCAAGAACAA GCTGGACGATGAGAAAAGGTCACGGAAGGAATTAGAAAAAGACCTGGAGGATCTGAAGAAGACCATTGAGAATTCCAAGCTGAAACGCgagcagacacagaaagagatcGATCTGGTGAAGGAGGAGCTCGCTCGCCTCGAGCAGGAACACAAAAAG GAGGTGGCTGTCCTGCGTGAGAAGATCAAGGACTCTGAGGTGAAGGTGGAGATCGACTCCCCGAACTCCAACCTGGCCGAGGTTCTCAACAAGATCCGAGGCCAGTACGATAAACTAGCCAAGAAGAACCTGAAGGAGACCGAGGAGTGGTACCAGAACAAG TTTGACAACATCAAGGTGGTGGAGGCCCAAAACAGTGAGATCTTGAATTCTGAAAAGTCGGAGCTGAAGGATCTGCTCAAGCAGAAACAAACTCTGGAGATTAAGATCCAGAGTCTGCACAGCACG ATCCGCAATCTGGAGGAGGCCCTGAGGAGCAGCAAAGTGGAGTACGGTCAACGCCTGGGCCCCCTCAACCAGGTGATACTTGACCTGGAGGTGGAGCTGAGGGAGGTGAGGTCAGAGGTGGAGCGCCACGTGGAGGTCAACAAGAATCTGCTGTGTGTTAAGATGAAGCTGGAGGCGGAGATCGATAACTACCAGCAACTGATGCACGGCATGTCAGCTGAGAGTGACAG CTTGGAGTTTTCATTAAAGGAGGCGGTGGAAAGCG ACCAGCAAAAGCCTAAGGATGAGGTGCAGCAGGAAGAAGTGAAAGATGAAGCCCTTGTGAAGCAAGAAAGCGCCCCCTCCAACAAAGCCACTCCCCCCAAAGCCCCCGAAGATGCCACTGCTGAAGCAGATAAACCCCCTGAAATGGAGGCCATCAAAGCCAAGAAGGTTGCTACCGAGAAGCAACAGAGCAACAGCcacactaaaaagaaaaaacccaagACCAAAAATAAGgattcttcctcttcttcttcctcctcctcctcctcctcgtcttcttcttcttcctcctcctcctcctcctctgagaaTGAAGATGAAAAGCCCAAGAATGAGGATGAAGTGGCCAAAGCCTGA
- the LOC139306809 gene encoding keratin, type I cytoskeletal 18 isoform X2 has translation MPSNSAASMFGGAGGRGSRASVSSLEGLRNVLRNEPKRDSAPAAPATPAASAAPAAAAAPAAPADDKQTLRGLNDRLSGYLGTVRKLEKENDDLQKQIDEILAKRKAPEGRDWDEVEKPLDELKKQIKDITMDNAKLILQNDNANLATEDFKNKLDDEKRSRKELEKDLEDLKKTIENSKLKREQTQKEIDLVKEELARLEQEHKKEVAVLREKIKDSEVKVEIDSPNSNLAEVLNKIRGQYDKLAKKNLKETEEWYQNKFDNIKVVEAQNSEILNSEKSELKDLLKQKQTLEIKIQSLHSTIRNLEEALRSSKVEYGQRLGPLNQVILDLEVELREVRSEVERHVEVNKNLLCVKMKLEAEIDNYQQLMHGMSAESDRPAKA, from the exons ATGCCTTCAAACTCCGCCGCCAGCATGTTTGGAGGAGCAGGGGGAAGAGGCTCCAGGGCGTCCGTGTCGAGCCTGGAGGGGCTGCGTAACGTCCTGCGCAACGAGCCCAAAAGAGACTCCGCTCCCGCCGCTCCTGCAACGCCTGCCGCTTCCGCCGCTCCtgccgctgctgcagctcctgccGCCCCAGCGGACGACAAGCAGACACTGCGGGGTCTGAACGACCGTCTGTCCGGCTACCTGGGCACCGTGAGGAAGCTGGAGAAGGAAAACGACGATCTGCAGAAGCAGATTGATGAGATTTTGGCCAAGAGGAAAGCGCCCGAGGGACGCGACTGGGATGAGGTTGAGAAACCCCTGGATGAGCTCAAGAAGCAG ATCAAAGACATCACCATGGACAACGCCAAGCTGATACTCCAGAATGACAACGCCAATCTGGCTACTGAGGACTTCAAGAACAA GCTGGACGATGAGAAAAGGTCACGGAAGGAATTAGAAAAAGACCTGGAGGATCTGAAGAAGACCATTGAGAATTCCAAGCTGAAACGCgagcagacacagaaagagatcGATCTGGTGAAGGAGGAGCTCGCTCGCCTCGAGCAGGAACACAAAAAG GAGGTGGCTGTCCTGCGTGAGAAGATCAAGGACTCTGAGGTGAAGGTGGAGATCGACTCCCCGAACTCCAACCTGGCCGAGGTTCTCAACAAGATCCGAGGCCAGTACGATAAACTAGCCAAGAAGAACCTGAAGGAGACCGAGGAGTGGTACCAGAACAAG TTTGACAACATCAAGGTGGTGGAGGCCCAAAACAGTGAGATCTTGAATTCTGAAAAGTCGGAGCTGAAGGATCTGCTCAAGCAGAAACAAACTCTGGAGATTAAGATCCAGAGTCTGCACAGCACG ATCCGCAATCTGGAGGAGGCCCTGAGGAGCAGCAAAGTGGAGTACGGTCAACGCCTGGGCCCCCTCAACCAGGTGATACTTGACCTGGAGGTGGAGCTGAGGGAGGTGAGGTCAGAGGTGGAGCGCCACGTGGAGGTCAACAAGAATCTGCTGTGTGTTAAGATGAAGCTGGAGGCGGAGATCGATAACTACCAGCAACTGATGCACGGCATGTCAGCTGAGAGTGACAG ACCAGCAAAAGCCTAA
- the LOC139306788 gene encoding intermediate filament protein ON3-like yields the protein MSKARDYSSQSYSPGSSGPAKSYPTNNKIDPSGKSREKDDMVGLNDKFVRLIDKVKNLEDENKKLDTKLKILKGQEDYDGKIDDIVKLLESEMEQQIENLLHDHEKLQDELLKNQEELNDTKERYEDELQKKAELENEFIINKKNADEGHMDTVDLALELEDLMGKLDFLRVGYDEEIKELESQVQNETVILRDSSKRSLDIDDIIKGVKNQYANMANRSREEAEQWNQKKMDAMVLSAGQREQEVRDIRRDISDMLRLIQRLNGDLEALIRKEESLKKEISDLRTEGDNNLERAREDINQLEEALRRAKQDLAGQIREHQELLNLKLALDIEIATYRKLLEGEEQRMNDLMRHADF from the exons ATGTCGAAAGCAAGAGACTACAGCAGCCAGTCCTACTCCCCCGGGAGCTCCGGACCGGCCAAGAGCTACCCGACCAACAACAAAATCGACCCGTCGGGGAAATCCAGGGAGAAGGACGACATGGTGGGACTCAACGACAAGTTCGTCAGGCTGATTGACAAG GTGAAAAACCTGGAGGATGAGAACAAAAAGCTCGACACGAAGCTGAAGATCCTCAAGGGGCAGGAGGACTACGACGGGAAAATCGACGACATCGTCAAGCTGCTGGAGAGCGAGATGGAGCAGCAGATCGAGAATCTGCTCCACGACCACGAAAAACTGCAGGACGAGCTGCTCAAGAACCAGGAGGAGTTGAATGACACCAAGGAGAG GTATGAGGATGAGTTGCAAAAGAAAGCTGAACTGGAGAATGAGTTTATCATCAATAAAAAG aacGCAGATGAAGGTCACATGGATACAGTAGATCTGGCTCTGGAGCTGGAGGACCTGATGGGAAAACTGGACTTCCTCAGGGTTGGCTATGATGAG GAGATCAAGGAGCTGGAGTCACAGGTCCAGAACGAGACAGTGATCTTACGTGACAGCAGTAAACGGTCTCTGGACATAGACGACATCATCAAGGGTGTCAAGAATCAGTATGCCAACATGGCCAACCGCTCCAGAGAGGAAGCCGAGCAGTGGAACCAGAAAAAG ATGGATGCCATGGTCTTAAGTGCAGGACAGCGTGAGCAGGAAGTGCGCGATATAAGGAGGGACATCTCAGACATGCTGCGCCTCATCCAGAGACTCAACGGTGACCTGGAAGCTCTCATAAGGAAG GAAGAGTCCCTGAAGAAGGAAATCAGTGACTTAAGGACAGAAGGTGACAACAACCTGGAGAGGGCCCGGGAGGACATCaaccagctggaggaggcctTGAGGCGGGCCAAGCAGGACTTGGCTGGACAGATCCGCGAGCACCAAGAGCTGCTGAACCTCAAGCTGGCCCTGGATATCGAGATCGCCACCTACCGCAAGCTGCTGGAGGGCGAGGAGCAGAG AATGAACGACCTCATGCGCCACGCAG Atttctaa
- the LOC139306927 gene encoding G-protein coupled bile acid receptor 1-like has protein sequence MGGSLQISQMMDSNDSHALLSGEQLIYAITIPLSTSIILANLVIILGIVWNRRLHNTPNYFFLSLLVADLCTGVALPFIPLMGLNRELTFSSCLVAHIFPNFLFLAFLFNLVMVHYERYICIVDPLHYSNLWMHRSFPLTLLVVWTPPLLYASLPAFGWNNWTGPDWNDCCANSQKTTPLSNCSTNGTTCCSYRRVFPNAFIYLEVYGLVLPAILTIAGMTGRVLWITRGQLKDICRLHRSVERGSQASDREQRLNLRYTRCVVAVSLTFLACWVPYLIYMHVCIAFLISDTKWSSTTHIVLSCTGIGSMAVVPLVLGLVNRQYTDPAYKLLQKLRDRWGRRTQGSEEVAV, from the coding sequence ATGGGAGGAAGTCTGCAGATTTCACAGATGATGGACAGCAACGACTCCCATGCTCTGCTCTCTGGGGAGCAGCTAATCTACGCCATCACCATCCCGCTGTCGACCTCCATCATCCTGGCCAACCTCGTCATCATCTTAGGCATCGTCTGGAACCGGCGGCTCCACAACACGCCCAACTACTTCTTCCTCAGCCTGTTAGTGGCAGATTTGTGCACGGGCGTGGCGCTGCCTTTCATACCATTAATGGGCCTGAACCGGGAGCTAACTTTTAGCTCCTGCCTTGTGGCTCACATCTTCCCGAACTTCCTCTTCCTGGCGTTCCTTTTCAACCTGGTAATGGTCCACTATGAGCGCTACATTTGCATCGTCGACCCCCTGCATTACAGCAACCTGTGGATGCATCGCAGTTTCCCTCTGACATTGCTTGTAGTGTGGACGCCACCGCTCCTGTACGCTTCTCTACCTGCTTTTGGGTGGAATAACTGGACAGGGCCAGATTGGAACGACTGTTGTGCAAATAGCCAAAAGACAACGCCACTTTCAAACTGCTCAACAAATGGAACCACCTGCTGCTCGTACAGGCGCGTGTTCCCCAACGCTTTTATCTACTTGGAGGTGTATGGACTCGTCTTACCTGCTATTCTTACCATCGCTGGCATGACTGGCCGTGTTTTATGGATCACCCGAGGCCAGCTGAAGGACATTTGTCGCCTCCATCGTTCAGTGGAGCGGGGAAGTCAGGCGTCAGACCGAGAGCAGAGGCTGAACCTGCGGTACACTCGCTGCGTAGTGGCAGTGTCGCTGACCTTTCTCGCATGCTGGGTTCCCTACCTCATTTACATGCACGTCTGCATAGCGTTCTTGATCAGTGACACCAAGTGGAGCTCCACCACTCACATCGTGCTGTCGTGCACTGGCATTGGAAGCATGGCGGTGGTGCCGCTGGTGCTCGGCCTGGTAAACAGGCAGTATACAGATCCTGCATACAAACTTCTCCAGAAACTCCGAGACAGATGGGGGCGAAGGACGCAGGGATCAGAGGAGGTCGCAGTCTGA